The following proteins are co-located in the Acipenser ruthenus chromosome 35, fAciRut3.2 maternal haplotype, whole genome shotgun sequence genome:
- the LOC117970559 gene encoding uncharacterized protein LOC117970559, translating into MMPCCLRFGITLLLAVLVTEVWTQNTPLGSVRTECQGSVMMMMLDKSFVGKYFRINVIDNKGTLVSLSPRLAAQCGYSLTVDFLGNAKFLASVLSCFAQNTNDETYKLTVQISVFSNSAMTSASSYVQSMTCRYSPWAEREILCERNYMEVSVRRGVPLIEPNFVQDDPDWSLAYPEATAADNSIWKIVFHLPANRKTTMTVAQGMTNGYGINTTPTRILVRAAYNSTESQPQVIQTVPMAVLRSTTFYKQRWMVMMVDTAVTCPTDGTAFTEQMITWNVPRVLPPLVPTPQITTLDVQMGVDGRKLDPATIHNRDYKLDVGPQLITVKIPVGADGGYYKSHVLDNTYVISYSIEPMLEHTWQDGPEKTKYTVLHPITTPFMPRPPVVTNNTVPKARVFNVTLGTFLPDVELVKIIVGPETLTVPEANLKGYNVQEHVFPNGSKTYTLSPGAI; encoded by the exons atgatgccgtgttgtcttagatttgg aataacattgctgttagcagtgttagtcactgaagtttggacgcagaacacccctctag gctcggtgaggacagaatgtcaagggagtgttatgatgatgatgttggataagtcttttgttggaaagtattttcgcatcaatgtgattg ACAATAAGGGGacgcttgtgtccctctctccaagactggctgcacagtgtggatatagcttaactgttgacttcttgggaaatgccaagttccttgcttctgtgctgagctgctttgctcagaacaca aatgatgagacctacaagctgacagtacaaatcagtgtcttctcaaacagtgctatgacttcagcttcctcctatgttcagagcatgacatgccgctattctccatgggcagagagggagattctgtgtgaaagaaactacatggag gtttctgtgagaagaggtgtgccacttattgagccaaactttgttcaagatgatcctgattggtcccttgcgTACCCagag gcaactgctgctgacaacagcatctggaaaattgtgttccatctcccagcaaatagaaagacaaccatgactgttgctcagggcatgacaaatggctatggcataaacactacaccaactcgaattctggttagagctgcatacaactccacagaaagccagcctcaggtg atccaaactgtaccaatggctgtgctaagatcaaccaccttttataagcaaagatggatggtcatgatggtggacactgcagttacatgtcctactg atggaaccgccttcacagaacagatgattacatggaatgttccccgtgttctacctcctcttgttccgacaccacaaattactacccttgatgttcaaatgggagttgatggccgcaagcttgaccctgcaacgattcataatagagattataaactggatgtcggtccccagctaatcactgtaaaaattcctgtgggagctgatggtggatattacaag agccatgtattggacaacacctatgtgatctcttactctattgaaccaatgctggagcatacctggcaagatgggcctgagaagaccaagtacacagtacttcatccaataaccactcctttcatgcctcggccaccagttgtcacaaaca acactgttcctaaagccagagtgttcaatgtgaccctggggacattcctgcctgatgtggagctggtcaaaattatagttggaccagagacgttaactgtgccagaagccaacctaaaaggttataatgtccaggagcatgtctttcccaatggatccaagacctacactctctctccaggtgccatttga
- the LOC117965193 gene encoding uncharacterized protein LOC117965193 isoform X7 — MISPLHFLCVQMQGASLRTLKSWEMMITRPARENWISATLWKTQRSRKEQWRTREHWRQRIQVTVMLNWTAMDSKESGLGDNMMEKRADMDSEVVLTQSMVVKKDALSKRHYRSKCVSLWSWLLVWVNCMDCRLQVN; from the exons atgatttcccccctccatttcctctgtgtgcagatgcaaggagcctccttgaggactctgaagagctgggagatgatgattaccaggccagcaagagagaactgg atctcagcaacactttggaagactcagaggagcaggaaggagcagtggagAACAAGAGAGCACTGG aggcagaggattcaggtgacagtgatgctgaactggacagcgatggactcaaaggagagcggattgg gagacaatatgatggagaaaagagctgaca tggattctgaagtggtcctgacacagtccatggtagtgaagaaggatgccctgtccaaaagacactacagaagtaagtgtgtgtctctctggagctggctcctggtttgggtgaactgcatggattgtagactgcaggtcaattga
- the LOC117965193 gene encoding uncharacterized protein LOC117965193 isoform X6, protein MDGSVSVSLFQDELASTIEHAVKAALHTVLCAITKAVGSKFTEFQVEMAGKEKENESLKLRLEISESELKAVRGCINAVDADIKQPLIFQDPMESHAIPESEAQEGPKIEADYTQEESFEQEWCASLMQVTELACVKDEEVPQQECVPIKEEFIEQECASIAEELPHENHVCTLEENNKLGSNLYDDSPSECELEFRGNPTKQAALSCLFILQNLVLNTSSVLKSHILTKGSCPTIMSTRTSLSLLPRHLLDVQPLPRLF, encoded by the exons atggacggcagcgtgtccgtgtcgctctttcaagacgagctcgcctctaccatcgagcacgcagtgaaagcggctctacacaccgtcttgtgtgcgattactaaagctgtcggcagcaaattcactgaattccaagtggaaatggctggaaaggagaaagagaatgaaagtctgaagctgagattggaaatatcagagagcgagctgaaagctgtgcgagggtgtataaacgctgtagatgcagacattaaacagcctttaatatttcaag atcccatggagagccacgctatccctgaatctgaagcacaggaggggccaaagatagaagcagattacacacaagaggagtcctttgagcaggagtggtgtgcaagtctaatgcaggttacagagctggcatgtgttaaagatgaagaggtccctcaacaggaatgtgttcctattaaagaggaattcatagagcaggaatgtgcctccatcgcagaggaacttccccatgaaaatcatgtctgtacacttgaggagaacaacaagctgggatccaacctgtatgatgactctccatctgaatgtgaactggaattcagaggtaatcctacaaaacaagcagcattgagctgcctattcatcctgcagaacctggtactgaacaccagcagtgtgctgaagagtcatattttaaccaaggggagctgccccaccattatgtcaacaaggacatcactgaGCTTGCTCCCGAGacacctgctagatgtgcagccgctgccacgcctcttttga